Part of the Uloborus diversus isolate 005 chromosome 9, Udiv.v.3.1, whole genome shotgun sequence genome is shown below.
TGgaacaataaaaacaataaactgatTTAAATCACCAACCGCCCCGGTACTGGCGTGCCAGAAAATGTCTTTGGCAACGGCCTAGATcacattttgttcatttttgagtTCTATCGGAGCATTTACTTGtactttgatttttaacattgcaaatttaaaaaaaataataataataaatcaccaaaaacttctttttccgatttctgttttgaaaaaatgttatcgAGGCAAATTCAGAactatttgcaattttaatttgaagaagTTATTCTTCCTCTGAAAGAGTCCCAACAGAATCTCCGTTCACGAAGACTGAACCCAACTTCCTTCACATTTTACATTTCCCTTGAATTCGcatattttttcatccatttccCCGTCGTCTCAAGACAATCCTAAATTGCAATAAATCTCCAACTCTTCTGAATTCAGGGCCGAGTTGTATGTCTCCTGCTGAATTAAGTCGTCCAGTATCGCGTGATGAAGTCCAAAAAACATTCCCTTCCTCGAAATTTCCGTAGTTAATCTGAGAAAACAAACAATGAAGATTCCGTCTGGTCGAAACGAAGTTGTAGGACTCGAGATTCAATTTCCGCGTGATCTTGACTCACATTTACCTATACCGATCTTGACCTGAAATTAGAAGACAATTTATTCCTTCTTACCTCGTTATTCTTGCCCCTTCACTCTTTATCGAACAGGTCAAGTGAATtgcgttttaaaataaaattatcgcTGCCATTCCGTGAAGACAATTTCACTTAAATACACGCTTTGTTTCTTTTCATTTGCATGAAGGTATTGAATTTGCTTTGgagtttcttaatttaaaattttaagttacgtGACCAGAGTCCGATTTAGAAATTTTGCGACTGTAGGCCCGACACTTTTGCTGGGGCTTCCCTTGAATTGTACAATCGAATAAGGGGCTGTAGAGGTACAATCACACATTTTTTCTCATTGCATATGCATGGCTATCAACTGCAGTACGAGGGATCAGAGCCGTATTTAAGGGGTGGGATTTTAGCGTTCAAACCCTCTacgaaatttttaaattgcttctccttacacattttctttttgctgaaaaatgaaattattattgttgAAGAATTGTACAACCTCAGTGCTTTATCTGCAGCATTTATATTTATTGTAGTAGTAGCGAACaccatttcttacaaaacaatacagTACAACAATACAGTATCTTACGATTTTTAATTCCGATAACAGAAACATCCAAATTCTTTGAATTTGGAAGTACCAAACTCttatataatgtatttttaaggtgtcaaaaaatattcatttaacagGTGCATATATTCGAATGTGCATGCATGAGTACACGCATctattattttgagttaaaaaaatacatcaaatactTTGCAAGGGTAATGCAGTGCATCACATTTTTTTCTCAGTTAATAGATACGTCTTATGCATTAAATTGAAGCTTTTAGATTTGCTGATGCTCTTAAAGCAGCCTCTcctcataaaaataaactattgtaaCAAGAATCATTAGAATATACGAATGATTGGCAAGCCGAAGTAAATGCGacggtcattttttttttcttttccccttcACCCAACACATGTAAAAAAATGCATCCCTCAGACGTTCTCAGTGTTCGTTTGAATGTTTTCAACCCCCTTCCCCCTTCGAATAAAACTAGAAGATCTTGTtccgaaatgaaacaataaatacatGCAAAGAAGCTGTTAAGGAGATGGACAACGTTTTGAAGTGAAAGCAAATCAgcagtttctaaatttttaaatgggCTCTAGCAAAGTAAAGGTTGCTTACATGCATCCCTAAGCCTGAGGCAGGCTTCATAAGCCTACGTTAAATCAGGCTCTACATGCGACGTGTTTTAATGGAATATGTTAAAGAATCATCTGTGGCTATTTGTTTATGCAATGAATGTTtcgaatatgattttttaaataagcaaaaaCATTGATACTTTTCATTTGCGTTTTGaagaccaaaatttttaaattattagtctgttttaacaattttaaattttatttcactttatttcctTTGGTTCAGTCTCATGATATATTTTAGCTccgaatcatttttatttcttaaccaAGATTTCAGTaacttttctttcaattttagctTGTAATTCCAAAACAGTAGGttaaaaatattacgttttcaACTTATAATTGCATTATTAGTTGAAAGCGTCATTCAAAACTGAAAGTTTCTTAAACGAATGATTTAAGTCAGGAAActtactaaataatttaaaaatgagcgtgcagtcgaatctcgataacttgaaTCTTATAACTCGAACAttcctttatcttgaagttttcatcgggtcccaaactcttgagacttgTGGAATCTTCCCTTAACTCGAACTACTAATAATTCGaccgttttagccggtcccttgggacttcgagttatcgagagttgagtATTTTTAACAAGATGTAGCAAAATGGTTCTTACGACGGGCCTGTTCTCAATACGCAGATTACATGAACAgttgtgattaaattttaatcatctctttatttatttgtttatttgttgcTAGTGGTTATATCAGTATTTGGATTTAAAAGTTTCATCACAGTTTTTTAAGGACTATAAGTTTTGAAAGCTTAGTATTTCAGAACTGAATTCAACAATATGTAAGTGCCTAagtgtagaaaaattatttttaaagcaatgtcTACTGCAATTactattcattatttttacaaaGCTACAGTTTAGTTAATTTATTAGGAAAAGCGGTATTATTCTTCGAAGTTTCAGTTCCATAAATTATATCAGTAGCGAGGTAGGGAGTCAGCCAcactattgtttttaaaaaaataggcacggattttacgtttaaaaaagcattcatcttttttctttttattttctttttttttttccaaatcaatcAGAAAATGGAAATATATTAGTATCAGTTAAAAGACATATGTTTCAAGAGAAGTAAAGAGTTCGttgtgttgaaataaaaaaacatcaatgtcAGTTTACTTAAGTTTCAtgttaatcaaaaagaaaatggaaGCATTAGTTTCATTCCTGCCAAATTAGAAGCAAAAGGGAAGCCATTAGTTTCATTTCTGTAAAATCAAAAGCAAAGAGAATCGTTAGTTTCATTTTAGACAAGTTAAAAGCAAAAGGGAAGCATTAGTTTTATTTCAGTCAAATCAAAAGCAAAAGGGAAGCTTTATGTACATTTCTGTCAAAGCAAAGGGAAGCAGTTGCTTCCTTTGCTTTTGATTTGACAGAAAAGAATTCCATTCGTATCAAATCGAAAGCAAAAGGGAAGCACTAGTTTCATTTCTGTCAAATCAAAAGCAAAGAGAAGCATTAATTTCATTCCAGTCAAATCAAAAGCAAAGAGAAGCATTAATTTCATTCCAGTCAAATCAAAAGCAAAGAGAAGCATTAATTTCATTTCTGTCAAATCAAAAGCAAAAGGGAAGCGTTAGTTTTATTTACATCAAATCAAAGCAAAACCTGTCACTTCAACTAAATTAAGCAGTTACTTAAGTAGTTATGATTGTCTGTTCATCTGTTACATTCAGTTTTCCTCACTAAAATCTAAACGCattcaaatttacttttttatgtaaaaagacaAATCATATAAACTCTGTgtgataaaacataatttttatcgCATTCATTCACAATTCTTTCTCAAAGCATATTCCGCAACAAAATACTAATTTAGCTACAAAAACTTTacgccataaaaaataaacaaataaaataccgACATAACGAAATATATACAATTGGAATCTTAATTACTGCACCAAAATATTACTTTCTAATATCTATATATGCACTTCGTCATACTGCCTTGAACTAATTCTATTGGTTAAGAGCAGAACAGATTACCTAAGACGGCCACTTGTTGGCATAGCCTGAATCAGcataaatgttagttttttttttttgttttttttcttgaataataagtgtaaagaaaaagcaaaaatgcgTGAAAGTGTGGAACAGCAGTAAATACACTAAACTTCAAAGTTTTCTTACatgcttctgtttttttttttttttttttttttatcattgtatTGTCACCGTCGTCTTCCTAATAGCGTTCACGACTCAGCGAAAACAATACCTTTGTCCTACACCACTTTTCTACACTTTCGTCATTTATttgaatagaatttatttttctttttgggtCAAACTTGTGGATATTGTTTTACATCAATGTTTCGGACACGCGTTCTTTCGTGTTACAGCTTTTCATACAAACTTTTAAACTgctcattgaaataaaataaatatttcttagccagaaatgctttaaatttattttactgatATTCTCGTTTAAAATATTTCGAAAGTTTTCTATTTATAACAATAACGCTATTTATTAGCATCCATAATAACTCTTGTTTTGATTGGTTTAaacagatggaaaaaaaaaatttagtgggacagaaaaaatattgtgattttctcaaaaaaaaaaaaaaaaaacttggagaataattaattttagtaaactatttaatcaaaaacaattgacaaaaattttttttatgaattattcaaTTTCGTTCCACTACTTctacatttataaatttaaagtagaaggatataatagtaataatatataaataataataacatatgaataataataatatataaatcCATAATTACTCTTGTTTTGATTGGTTTAAacagatgaaagaaaaaaaaagaattttagtgGGAAATAatacgaaagaaaaaaacattgtgatgttctcaaaaaaaaaaaaaaacttagagaaTAACTAGTCTTAGTAAACTATTTGCTTGAaaacaattgattaaaaaaaatcatgaattattCAATTTCGTTCAACTATTTctacatttataaatttaaattagaaggatataatagtaataataagtaaataatagtaataatatataaataataatactaatatataaataatgaTATATAAGgaataatacataaataatgataataataatatataaataatattaataataatatataaataatattaataataatatataaataatcataatgtaatttttttttcgccttaaCTTTCAGCGAAACCAGAAAAATATTAGATATTTACATGGCAGTTTTTTGATTCAATTGAAGAGCAATGAGCATATAAAAACAAATTGCCAAAACTAAcccttttcaaaatttgatattgcaaaaatatttgtctgaaaGACGGACTCTCCACGAAACTTACATGCACAAAAGTCAGATCATCAACAAAAATTAGTAATCACAAAAAATGACCTCTCACGTAACGTGGCTCAAAAAGCAATATCTTCAAATGTCTAAAATACTTTattgcattgctttttttttcaaccataaggttaatactgccgtgggaaggtaaagagcagtatctgcagaaatgagttccttcgatatttgaaaaaacatattttgagtcagaatttgaagtttttttttttttttcgttctttattttcattggaaagcagtaagcaagcttgtacaataaagctaaagaacaacagataacaaaaatatcaaaaaaaaaaaaaaaagaaagaaagaaagaaagaaagaaaagctttaaaaaattgctgATACTGCGCTTTCCTGGCAGAATAGTTATGCTTAATAGTTTTCAATTCATCAATGtgtaattttcgcaaaaattctAATTTCGCAAAACAAACATCGCATTTAAATggtgaaagaaataaaatgaaaatgacgtAAACACAGAAAAATTCTATTCATCAATCTAATATTTTGAGCAAATTGCAAGGAAATTGCTTACTTTTATAAGCCCATAGTTTTGACTGCCTCAACGCTGTAGATAGCTGCATCAGGGCTCCAAGGCAACTGGCAGTTACATCCTTTttgtaaatttctttcattaagtATGGCATGGCTCTGCGTATTATCTTCCCCACGCCAGATTTCAAGTCTTTATCCATTTGTATCCAAGCCTGTCGCACATGAACTTTCTTGACTTCATTGCTTTCTGTTGTTGCTGTTTGGTCCGAAGGCAGATGAGGTTTAGCACCAGGGGTTTGGCAATGAAAAGTACAAAgacaagataaaataaaaatgaactgtATGCTCCAGTTGGCCATTATGAATGGATTATGATGGCACGATTTTGGTTATGATATTGTTgatggggaaaaaatgtctgaGCACTCAAATTATTAGTTTATGGCAATTTATTCTTACCTAGATGGGAAGATAAACTCAGAAAATGGTAATTTTTCTTCCTGTACCATCAAGTTTTGATATAAAACTTCGAAGATCACTTTCTTCAATTTACCCAAcagtcaaaaacttttttaatatccAACTAGTAAACTTCGTTTTCCTAAAGAAAACTATTAATATTTCGTTCAAGAATTGTTCCAGTATATCAAAACAAATAATTTGATGAACTTACAGAATTTGGGTTTCTTTATGGATGGCAAAAGAAGGGATTCAAGCAAATCGTTGGCAAAGATGGCACCCGCAAATTTTTCGAAGATTCCACTAATATGCAATCACCAATCACTTCGGTAAAAAAATAAACACGACTTCCAATCGATAACGAGATTCTTCAATAATATCTCGTTCCTTTTGCCAATGGAAAGAGCATAAAAGTTCGATGTACTCTCCAATCAATTCACTTTCTCTTGAACAACCCAAATAAATACGCGCGGCAGATGTCAGCCGTCAATCTTCGCTCTTGAAAAGCAACAGTCCGAACTTGAAATAGTGAAAGGGATGGAATGGGGACAGGACGAAAGAGAAGTAATCAGCTCCTGAAAGGAACAGAGCAAAGGGTTAAGCCAGGTCCACCGGTGTGAGAACGATGGACCAGTTGAGGATCTTTTCTACCTGTTGCATTTTACTGCGCTCGCTTATCCAGCCACTCTTATAGCTTCTGGCGATGATCGTACTCAAGGTCATTCGgcaagaacaagaaaaaaaaaagagggataaATATTTTAACCTTGCGTCGGGGCTGCATCTAGagaattttttctacttttccttCTTCTCGAGCATCTTCTTCATCTCCAGTCCATCGTTTTGCATAGGAAAATGGAAAGTGAAACTGCGTTTTAAAGTAATCTTATCAATCATGCTTAAAACAGGATTTTCTGAAGGGTCGTCGATTCTtacataaaagaattttaaattgctaactttttttttagttggaGAAAGAAATCCCCACCACTTCTAATGATTTATCGTTTCTTTGGTGAAATTACATGTTGCACGATAATATGCAAGCTATCCCTTAGAGAAAATCAGTTTCGCTTTGTATGAGAGGCATACTTGAGATGGTTAGtatgaaaaaaagttcaattcatgaattttcaaaaccgtttttcattcataatttgatactctTTTGACTATGTTATTACTGCTTCCTCCAGACCAAAATAGAAGCATGGTGCTTCCagatgaaaaagtattttaattcgaCTAAAACGgcatttttgaatagaaatgttGCAGtagaaaagatgttttttttaaacctctttttttttttttttttgaatactgtACGCATGCAAAGCCAAGTATTtttcaatagtattttttaaaaataattactattgtaattatcttttaaataattactattgtaattcttttttaaataattactattgtaactgtttttaaataattactattgtaattgtttttaaataattactattttaatcaCTCTTTGAATAATTACTATTGTAATCGCTCTTTAAATAATTACTATTGTAACTATTGTTTTAATagccaataaaaaatttttaaatcttcagtTTAAGAGATTGCTAAAACTCTGAATTCATGTTTAAATCAAGTTATGGTttagtgtgacattttgtgacaaaataaggtggtcaaaaatgttgaaaagaaaaGTGACATTATATATTTAATTGACAGCTCCTggtttaaaaatgcaaacaaaatgaaGTCGTAcacaaaatattattcaattgaaaaaatcCTTTGGAAAATTTCTACTGCACATTTTTCATAAGACATTAATTATATAAAGAGTTTTTCAGGAAACatattgtttcatttgtttaaaagtaaCTTTATTAGAGACAAAGctttattttgcataaaaatatagcttaaacaatttattttattattttatgcgTTACAACATGTACTCTCACACGCTTAGTTTTCTAACAAAGATAAACGTGTAATGATAAAGCTTATCATActtggagcgaaaaaaaaaaggatacttAACCCTCTACTGTCACAATTATTATTtcctgtagaaaaaaaatatttacatgagcAAAATGTGTGTGTTAAATAATGTAAggtggatttttgtttttaaattttttatgttttcaaaacagGCTTGTGACTATGTGACTGAGCTGTAAACGTGTGTCAGCATCCTCAATCTTAATGTAAAACTGCCATATTGCACCAGTTCATGTTCCCTGCCAGTGTTATCAATTTATTTAAGTGCgattaattagttttatattaACCTTTGTTTAAACTggtattttttgtgtgttttagTAGCAatctaaaagttaattttttgtttagttactttctttctgattttcaaaaaaaaaaaaaaatcatctacaaaaaaaaaaaaaaaaaaaagcatcatctacaaaaaaaaaaaaaaaagagtggataCTAATAAAGTTGCCTCTAATCGCCACAAGGCAACCAGGGACATTTCCCGACCTTTATCTGCCAATAAAAAAGCTGAACAATTTCACGTATAATAATTCGAACGAATAAGAATGATTGTTGCACGCGTTCACTAGACGTAACTTTCATTTGCAAGGTAGACCGTGCGaagccaggcgacgcagctagtgaAACAATAAATAATCCTCCGCCAATTACATCACAAAACTACTGCATTTTAATAATTATGATCATCAGTCTTAACACTCGGGAATTTTAATCAGCATtacataaaacatgttttttttcattcactcattttactcgatacaaataaataaataaataatatagatAATTGTTTGCCATGAAATTAAAGAATCAACTGAATGAAAGGTCAAAAGACAAGTTTGAAAAGTACATACATGTCTTCTATAATTACGCTGGGTGACATTTCAGAAGTTCATTATACATCAAAACAGCAAAAGCACTCTTCCTTTTAGAACGCATTGAATATCTTGatattttcagaactttttcttttctttttacaatgAAAGAAATTAAGCAGAAGACCCAAAAACAAGCGGAAACTTCTCAcattttcaatcggtttttttgTCATCGGTCTTTGTCTGGTAATTGATAGCCCGGAGTACATTTCAAACTGTCTCATGTTTGCATCCGATAGGTATTTTTTTCGCACACCAATCTTTTATTATtgtcataaattttatttaaatttcgaaaCTCGCTCTTTAATTAAGAAGCTGGAGTTTATTAGCACAAGGAAGCTGTTTTAAGTGTCTACAAAACAATTCAGCGAAAGAAGGGGGGAAAAATACTTCGCAATTTATCCGTTTTAGAATGGAGTGCGCCACATTTTCTGAGACAAACTGTGAAAGttgttctaattaaaaaaatacagtgagAGCCCGATATTTGAATCAgaggttaattgaatcagtagctttattgaatcaaatcgtcaaaaacagaacgaaATCCAACTTCAACATCAAAAAACTGCCGGATATTTGAATCAAGCACACCGTTTTAATGAATTCATTGTTCATGTTTTTGGGAAATATGCGAATAAACATTTCCCAAAAACATGTGATGCATCAGCGTTGTCtttttctttgcctttttttagtaaaataagtttttctctttgCAAATAGTGAAAATAGGGGAAGGCAGAGTGTTTCACACTTCTAACGGTTTTCTCgggaaaattaaacaaaattactCAGATAAAAAGAGACATGGTGTCGACGTGACCTCTGCGTTCCAGGCTTTATCACCGTTAGCGTGAACATGAGAACAACGAGgtggcaatggggttgtttccttcagttaaaagtagtactttttgtcactgaaaatgctagaataagcaaaaaaagtaacatggacccagaaaatactttcgttttcccaacagttattttttaattaatttttttaaatgtccgaattttcaaacaaggagtggtctttatgacgtcacaaatgatactctttggcgcatctttctatcacgttttcacgttatgataatcaagaatcgaattaaaattgcgctctacgcttgctatcaaccatatcgttgccaatacaagtaagtaaagatgcgaattaaatattttgttctgtaaatggcaacactgaatggcatttcatcttttgtgatgtcatcggcagaagacaTAAActatgaaagcgcaccgatttaagtatttttttaaaaatattaaacttaaacaaattattttaaaaatggtcagatcctatgtttttaagcatgctctttcaggaaacgaccccattctgtgACCTACACGTAGTTTTGTGACGATGAACAAAGAATTCCCAAATTAATTGCTAtctatttttagcaatcaaaagcAGATACTGTTTTAGAAGAtgataaagttaaatttgaatttttaattgctttttgatACTGCTTTaggataaaattctttaaatattcaagaaatcaatatttttatacgACAATCCTTTAATAACACTTTATCTTGTTTgactaaaataaagttttcttaaattttatgtagaattgcacattgaaaaaaagttacacatttttgttttattgactcagtcactttattgaatcaaaattgcttgaaacaaacatgattcaaatGAGCGGCGGCCACTCCAATAAAActatctatatttttttaaagcattaactacgtttttttttttacaattttgcctCGGAGTATTGCAAGAAAATCTTTGCCTTGGGAAAGAAAAGCTCAgttactgcaaatttttcattttatttattttcgtcatctgttgtactttagctttattgtaaaaaCTTGCCTGTTTGCTTTCTGCAgtaaataaaacacgaaaaaagcGTCCCAAAAATTCCAATGTTTCCCTATTGTtaatatggaatccaaaacgcgtttctttaaatatatcTAAAATGGTAAAAAGCACTAGATACTAGAAAAAAAGTTCCTGTTGGAAATCCAAACGactatttataaaaattagtcTCATTTAACATCTAGTTtacgaaaatacaaaatttaaccaaGTTTAGCCATAAGtttgtttttttcatattcaatAAAGCAGTAACATCTGTCATATATTTTATCAGTAATATCTATAATTAGGTAACgtgaaatgtttctgaattaatttttaaaatcaaacgtGCTTATGCCAGAAATTTTatcatgatttcttttttttaaattctaaaagtaATATTTGATAAGAATAATAAAGCTTTTTTCGTTTGCAATTTtagacaaaattatgaaaatgtagttcaaaaaatggggtttatttttatttattcgatttaattttatttatttctagttttaatttttaatatttttaaaatttcttgttgttgtttttttattttattggttttatattattattattgtttctctctctctctctttgtttttatgtaaataaacaGATACAATATAAGCTGAATTCAAACAGCCCACATCTTAagttgttattactattattattatttgttgcactatttttttaagaagaaactaAATCATTTCTCCAGGCGCGAGTCGAGTTTTAAAAGATAAGTTCagtctttttaaagaaaaaggatgaaatatataaataagaGCAGAGTGATATCAATGACACTTCAAGGTCGGTTAATTAGCTTtcctattgaaatttaaatcttttcaCGGAGAAAGATTTCCTTTCTAAGTGCTTTCTTTTCAAAGAACATCATTCGAACATCAATTAGTATTGAAATGTCTTGTCGAATTAATTTTCCATTCCAATAATTGACCAACTCTAACCGAAACATAATGTAATTGAATGCGTGTTAATGATGTTAATACACTACTAACGTTGTGATTCAGTTTTAAACATTGCTATTTGTGTTCCAGATATTACTTCATATTTTAACCAATTTAAGAAACTTTGCGTGTTTCAATGAAGGATTTTGTCAAATACCTCTATCAAAATCGTGttgccaaaactattttttagcgTATAAAAAAAAGACATGCAATTGTACGTTTAGTTATCAGACTTTGATAGAGTTCATGTggaacaactattttttatttgcaatcaAAGTTTCAAATATCGTCCAACCTTTGAGTTCCAACTACGCGCAAACCTTTTTCATATCATCAGTTTTAAAACAGTGGTGGACTATaacgataaaaatttacaataaagTAGGTATTTCATGATTTCAAATGATTAAACAATTTAAACGACATTTGTTTGAATGTCAATGATATACAGGTAATTatgaaaataatggaaacacttggaaaATTTTTTGGGAATCACTattctgccgtaaatgttctgtttataaagatgcCCTTCTtactctaatcactcacactggtgaattcagatggtgattgagttctgtggtcacttttacTGCTATTGATCGCTTTTTGGACTTAACAGTCTGCTTCAATACCCGTCGAcctctttcactgagcttctctttccgcccactattCTGCTTTGcagagcttgtcttaccgcgctgttcgtatgctgtcatgactttagatactgtacctctagaaacgccaaaaagttgagatgtttcagttacacttacTCCAGCTTGACGCGCCCCAACAATTTggtctctttaaaaatttgagaggtccgacatttcacgcgcttgaaaaaatttcgagacattcaaaacttccgttaaaccaccatatactaccagaatataaaaattactatttataacaaaaccagatatctagttttattctttattactttcgaagcgcattcaaaaatgccccttttattcacaggtgtttccattattttgataactacctgtatcttCCAAGTCTTTTCTAGAT
Proteins encoded:
- the LOC129230376 gene encoding uncharacterized protein LOC129230376: MANWSIQFIFILSCLCTFHCQTPGAKPHLPSDQTATTESNEVKKVHVRQAWIQMDKDLKSGVGKIIRRAMPYLMKEIYKKDVTASCLGALMQLSTALRQSKLWAYKMLDSSGRFPEGFLSGTLTSLGNYEECVNIHVNETKLKLQGQYCTISLNPPIPSWKPFTTVHFPMPELVNVSGPDTAAVENLETQTVQQQ